The stretch of DNA ACACAATAATACAAGTATCAGTGTAATACATTGGTAGAATAGCATCCAGTGGCTAAATTACTGAAggttatttcattaaatttagttgggatgcttttaaaattttcaagGTTGTTGTGAAGGACTCTTTGGCCaaaccaaatatttttgtttatcacAAGTATATTTTTTCAACTGATGTACTGAAAGACGAGATACATAGACTGGTTTGATTAAAATTTACTCCTGGTCTCGTGTCCAAAAGAAATACTTTGCACACATGCAATATCGGCCAGTACTCTGAAAGTGTTCAACCTGAAATGAGTAATGAGTAGTACAACAGTCTCACTGTCTGCACCAAAACCTTTTTCAACTACtctgaagaccaatattctgacatttttcttgttggtcaaattttgcaaaaaaaactagtccaaatgaaattttactagtcttgGGCATCGGACTAGAGGCTAATTTAACCTTGCAGACTGGTACAGATTATCGGTACGTTCATTGTAGAGAAGAAACATGACTATTCGTTCGTCAGATCTATTTGTTTAGTACATTGTAGGTGAGGAACAGTTCAGATTAAACTGCATAGAAATCATTAATGCGTTCTtgtgttatttcattttaaatgaaatgcatattcatttttgatttatagtacattttttaattcattgtagtACCAAGTCTTCAAACTCTTCATAAGATatttaaatgtgaaatttttcattttacagGTTGCAGGTCGCGTTTTAGCCAGACCTTTAAGCAGCGCAGCCGTTTCACAAAACCAGGAGGTATGTTAAATGTAAATTTACAATAACTAATGATCTGATTTGTGTCCATGTCCCAGGACtacctttaaaaataatattaaatgattaaaaacagGAAATTTTGTGATGGAtagcagtgatattgtttgccttaaattactggagaataaaggcttttttcCCCTGGAGaggaatcccaatttgaaaaaaaaaatggcttaaaattattcccaaaaagacaacttttttcccaaacagtgcagtcaaGTAGttattgtgcatgaatacaaactataaaacactcatttaaacatttttcatgcctaaaaatGACTATGtacagatttgagggtctatttatgtatcatcactgacaataagggctcttatttcaaatgagggtttacCTCTTGAAAGGGGATCTGCATattgaagttccagtcaaattcatggtttattataaatttcccaatttgaaaaagggtagaggtagttttgaaaaaagccaacaataacACAGGATAGTTAGacacatcaaaataaaatattgagcAAGAAGATAAATATTATGCAAGATGTTATAAAATCTAAATCatctaaaatgattttttttttaataatttgatttccATATATTTCAAGAGCTTAGGCAGTGATTAATCTAGATAGTATTACAGTTGTTTATATACATTTACAActtagtttatttattttattttgtacatttttgtagGTAGCACCAAGGAGTAGTCTATCTGCTTATAGTGGTTTGTCTGGTCAAAGTATTGTTCCAGTAAACTCAAATTTTTCACCAATCATTAATCAGGTAATTTGATATGTGTTATTGTAACGTGTACAAAAACAGTCTTTGTTTTACTCTAAATTTATAATAAGTCTTGTTCTTTTTACCCTGTAatgagatttttttcttttttttttctcgcgAAAACCTGGATAGAGGCTTTAATATATTGAGCTATACAAGATACACAAATTGTCAACCAGTTTGAGATCATCAAGGCCACTCATTATATGAGTTATTGTTCTTCAATGACAGTTTGTCTCCTATGAAGTGAAAGTGGCAAGACTTGAGCATGCTGTTTGCTGCATCTTTTACATCAACAATGTGAAAGTTTGTGATGGACTAGTTTCAGGGGATCCACTGATTGGAGaataatatttgatatgtgtTTATATTGTGCCTGTAGTTATATTCTATTGACAAATTTTTATAAGAccgcaaaaaaattaaaaaaattagtcgtatattggtatcacgttgtcgtcatTCAATGACGaatggtttccggacaataactttagtataagtaaaaagaaatcaataaaattttaacacaaaagtaaggttgggattgatttttggggttatggtccaaaTGGTTTAGGATTAAGGGCCCCAAAACAAGCGtatatctagtttcaggacaataagttgtgtatgagtatttcaattgctctgaaattataccacaatgttcataccaataagtagaaggttgggatttatattaagtgttatggggcaaacagtctaggaattaataGCCAAAAACGTTTTTTTGTAGTTTcgggacaataacttgtgtattacTGAATGGATAACTCTTGACTACACTGttccatatacatgtaatgtAGGGAAGGATTGGATTCAGTTTGGGAGTAATATCCCTGAACATTGAGctataaggggccaaaaagaagcatttttctagttagCAGACAattgtataaatctctctgaaattataccacaagtttccatactacaaagggatggttatgggggttatggatcaaatcattaagcaattaggGACAAatagggggaaaacaagggtttttttctggttaaaggataagtaggacaatttaaaagcagtggaAGGGAGGtaaatcaattgaaatttaaataatacagtaatatatatgtttgattacttgactacctcccttacactgctttaaatgagaagttattgttgccaactccattagaaatttgaattgggATTATTTTTGGATAAAGGGAACAGGGGAAGTGAAAAAAATGGGGAGGGGGGATAAAAAATTTCCGATTTCAGAAATTaagaatttttcttcaaaattttttttttttgagaggattaatattcaactgcATAATGTATTgcttaaaagcaaaaaaaaaaagttaggttcattagaccacattcattctgtgtcagaaacttttgctgtgtcaactatttaatcacaatccaaatttagagctgttttaagcttgaatattgtgtccatacttgccctaactgttcagggttctaTCTCTGCAGTCGTTTAAAGCTGctccctgcagagcatctggttgttttatagtttaaaatagtttACACACTGGTTTGTGGTTATGCAGTTAAGGGGGAACCTCTAACTGTTGGTATGGTGTGTGTTTTGCAGTTGCATTTGCACATCTCTTATCCATGGTGATTATTTTGCCACCACTGACTTATATGTTATGTGATTTTACATGCAAGTAAACCATAAGGTGACTAAGGTCATGTCAAAATGAACCACTAATGGTAgccaatgatatttggtatacgGTTAAATTAACATCTGCACTTTCCATTTCAATGGAGATTATATTGCCTAGACCCTCAATCATGGATAATTAATTTCGAAATGTTTACATGTTAAAAGGGTGAgcaaatagttttatttttctaGTCTAATTTAAATGAGCGAAAAGAGTCAACTTCGATAGTTCTTGTTGAGAAATGACAAAACAGTCAATGGGGTGGAAAATGCTAGTAGAAACACCAGTATTCTTTTAGGCCTAATCAAAGAAATTTTCATGggggtcaaaaacaaatttatacagTAACTTTTAGATCTTCAGATTTGTttgaaaatgattaaaaacaatatttttaaaacagtgaAAATGCTTTGCAAGAATTTATGTTATTATGAATtggtgttttttaaataaatttcagaTTAGAAATTTCCAGACTAGTGCATCAAGAAAAGATATTGATCAGGCTGCCAAATATATTGGTGCTGGAGCTGCCACAGTAGGAGCAGCAGGCTCAGGTAATAATTGTATTCTGTAGTTTATGAAATTCTCTTTGATCACTATCCTAAAGATGAAATATAGGCCTAGACAGGTTTGGGCTTTGTAATATGGATAAGCATGTAGACTATAATGATATTAAACAACTCTTTCCTAACAAGATTCATGCCTAAGACTGCTGATGATGAGTCCTTGTTTACTGGAAGCTGcatacctcttttatatttcctGTTGAAAAACATCGGAAACacaatttatctttgtttttttgcCTGGAAGAAAGTCCAAACACGAAACTTCTATTTGTTGAAAACTGTGTCAAAAATTTAAGTGTTGGGTGAAAGATGAATTTCGTGAATAGTATGTATTTCAATGCTGAAAATAGCagctttttttgaatttttttttcacacaaaatattcattacaatataatgaagacataaataACTACAgttaattttttaattatatttgggtTCAGAATTATAATCGATGAAATCACTAGCTACTGAAAATCTTGAGGTGGATCAATGGTGGAATTCTCAGTTTTAAGATTTCATTAAAATTGACGGAAGACGAAAACTGCTCATCACGTAAGGAATTACATAGTGGAATATAAACCTGCTCCAACATGTTGGACATAATTAAATATACTAACTTCCTATATACTAATAGATGGTATGCAAAATGCACATGAAATTAAGGGGTACtacaaacatgttaaaataaacGTGCAATTTTTGAGAGAGAGAAAATAGAAAGAAGTTAAACTTTGACCATCCCCCAACGTAATAATTAATCAATAGCTTTCTGCTCCCTAATGATGCTTTATTTCCTAGAATCACCTTAATTCATTTGAatacatgaatatttttattttgtaatttcagGGGCAGGAATTGGAAATGTATTTGGAGCATTGGTAGTAGGATATGCAAGAAACCCATCACTCAAACAAGCATTGTTTTCCTATGCTATTTTAGGATTTGCTTTGTCTGAAGCTATGGGACTTTTCTGTATTATGGTAGCCTTCATGATCTTGTTTGCTCTTTAATGTAGACTTTGGCATAAGAGTGtttgttgatatataaaaaaatagattgaaaaaatattgttgagtGCTATCAGTGATCTTTTGATCAAAAcatcatgtacaaat from Mytilus galloprovincialis chromosome 2, xbMytGall1.hap1.1, whole genome shotgun sequence encodes:
- the LOC143063968 gene encoding ATP synthase lipid-binding protein, mitochondrial-like, coding for MYCTKLMTPASRCMVAGRVLARPLSSAAVSQNQEVAPRSSLSAYSGLSGQSIVPVNSNFSPIINQIRNFQTSASRKDIDQAAKYIGAGAATVGAAGSGAGIGNVFGALVVGYARNPSLKQALFSYAILGFALSEAMGLFCIMVAFMILFAL